A genomic stretch from Bradyrhizobium sp. 195 includes:
- a CDS encoding ABC transporter substrate-binding protein, protein MRSVWALAAMATLSVLTASTATLAGEPKQGGTLRMYHRDSPANASILEGATYSVNVPFMGVFNNLVIYDQHIAQNSPDTLRPELAESWSWSSDNKKLTFKLRQGVKWHDGKPFTSADVKCSFDLLMGKSQQKLRQNPRKAWYSEVNEITTNGDFEVSFDLKRPQPSLLAMLASGYTPVYPCHVSPADMRTHPIGTGPFKFVEFKANESIKLTRNPDYWKKGLPHLDGIEYTIIPNRSTAILAFVAGKFDMTFPTHITIPLLKDIKSQAPNAVCAVEPTNVSTNIIVNSTSAPFDNVDIRRAVALALDRKAFVDILFEGQADIGGTMLPPPQGIWGMPKDKLETIPGYGRNVNANREEAKKLMQKAGYGPDKHLAVKVSTRNIAEYRDPAVILIDQLKSIYIDGELDVVETANWFPKVARKDYMLGLNLTGNSVDDPDQSFYENYSCGSERNYTNYCNKEIEKLFDVQSQETDVSKRKPLVWDIDKKLQEDVARPIIFHARAGTCWQPYVKGITIMSNSSYNGFRYEDVWLDK, encoded by the coding sequence ATGCGGAGCGTGTGGGCGCTCGCCGCGATGGCGACGCTATCTGTGCTGACGGCCTCAACCGCCACGCTCGCAGGCGAGCCCAAGCAGGGCGGGACCTTGCGGATGTATCACCGCGACAGTCCGGCCAACGCATCCATTCTCGAAGGCGCGACCTATTCGGTCAACGTGCCGTTCATGGGGGTTTTCAATAATCTCGTCATTTATGACCAGCATATCGCGCAGAACAGTCCCGATACGCTCCGGCCCGAGCTCGCCGAAAGCTGGTCCTGGAGCAGCGACAACAAGAAGCTGACGTTCAAGCTGCGCCAGGGCGTCAAATGGCACGACGGCAAGCCGTTCACATCGGCCGACGTCAAGTGCAGCTTCGATCTGCTGATGGGCAAATCGCAGCAGAAGCTGCGGCAGAATCCACGCAAGGCCTGGTACAGCGAAGTCAACGAGATCACGACGAACGGCGATTTCGAGGTCTCCTTCGACCTGAAACGGCCACAGCCCTCGCTGCTGGCGATGCTCGCGTCCGGCTATACGCCGGTCTATCCCTGCCACGTCTCGCCGGCGGACATGCGCACCCATCCGATCGGGACCGGACCGTTCAAGTTCGTCGAGTTCAAGGCCAATGAATCGATCAAGCTGACGCGAAATCCCGACTATTGGAAGAAGGGCCTGCCCCATCTCGACGGCATCGAGTACACGATCATCCCGAACCGCTCGACGGCGATTCTCGCTTTCGTCGCCGGCAAGTTCGACATGACCTTCCCAACGCACATCACGATCCCGCTCCTGAAGGACATCAAGTCGCAGGCGCCGAACGCGGTCTGCGCGGTCGAACCGACCAACGTTTCGACCAACATCATCGTCAATTCGACCTCCGCGCCGTTCGACAATGTCGATATTCGCCGGGCGGTGGCGCTTGCACTCGACCGCAAGGCCTTCGTCGACATCCTGTTCGAAGGTCAGGCCGACATCGGCGGCACCATGCTGCCGCCGCCTCAAGGCATCTGGGGCATGCCCAAGGACAAGCTGGAGACCATTCCGGGCTACGGCCGGAACGTGAATGCGAACCGGGAGGAAGCGAAGAAGCTGATGCAGAAGGCGGGCTACGGTCCCGACAAGCATCTCGCGGTGAAGGTCTCGACGCGCAATATCGCGGAATATCGCGATCCCGCCGTGATCCTGATCGACCAGCTCAAGAGCATCTATATCGACGGCGAGCTCGACGTCGTGGAAACCGCGAACTGGTTCCCGAAGGTCGCGCGCAAGGACTACATGCTCGGCCTCAATCTGACCGGCAATTCGGTCGACGATCCCGACCAGTCCTTCTACGAAAACTATTCTTGCGGCTCGGAACGGAATTACACCAATTACTGCAACAAGGAGATCGAGAAGCTGTTCGACGTACAGTCGCAGGAGACCGACGTCAGCAAGCGCAAGCCGCTGGTCTGGGATATCGACAAGAAGCTGCAGGAGGATGTCGCCCGTCCGATCATCTTTCACGCGCGGGCGGGCACGTGCTGGCAGCCCTACGTCAAGGGCATCACGATCATGTCGAACAGCTCCTATAACGGCTTTCGCTACGAGGATGTGTGGCTCGACAAGTAG
- a CDS encoding AMP-binding protein: protein MYPGQHARLRPLQPAFIMAATGEAVTYRELDARSNRLAHLFRKHGLRRLDHYSIFMENNSRYLEACGAGERSGLYYTCINSFLTPGELAYLLVNSQSQILVTSVAKLDIAREAIQACPDIKLCIVADGPGESDRIVGLADVTADMPTTPIADECLGTAMLYSSGTTGRPKGILRPLPEEPPKHNLPLFDFLTKLWHYREGMVYLSPAPLYHSAPQAAVNLTIRMGGTVIIMESFDPERYLELVQHWGITHTQLVPTMFSRMLKLPAEVRKRYDLSSLEIAIHAAAPCPALVKDDMIKWWGPIIHEYYGATEGLGFTACNSEEWLAHRGTVGKVLLGDLHILDENMRACPTGTPGQVWFKTGSPFEYFNDLEKTKEARSADGSMSTVGDVGYVDADRFLYLTDRATFMIISGGVNIYPQECENLLITHPKVADAAVFGVPNPDLGEEVKAVVQPMPGVVPGEALAEELIAFCAKSLSRQKVPRSVDFEKELPRLPTGKLYKRLLRDRYWGNKASRIV from the coding sequence ATGTACCCAGGTCAGCACGCCCGCCTACGCCCGCTGCAGCCCGCCTTCATCATGGCGGCCACGGGCGAGGCCGTCACCTATCGCGAGCTCGATGCGCGCAGCAACCGGCTGGCCCATCTGTTCCGCAAGCACGGCTTGAGACGGCTCGACCACTATTCGATCTTCATGGAGAACAATTCGCGCTATCTTGAGGCCTGCGGCGCCGGCGAACGCTCCGGTCTCTACTACACCTGCATCAACTCCTTCCTGACACCGGGCGAGCTGGCCTATCTGCTCGTCAACAGCCAGTCCCAGATTCTGGTCACGTCGGTGGCGAAACTCGACATCGCGCGCGAGGCGATCCAGGCCTGCCCCGATATCAAGCTCTGCATCGTCGCCGACGGCCCGGGCGAGAGCGATCGCATCGTCGGTCTTGCGGACGTGACCGCGGATATGCCGACGACACCGATCGCGGATGAATGCCTCGGCACGGCCATGCTCTATTCATCGGGCACCACCGGACGGCCGAAGGGCATCCTGCGGCCGCTGCCGGAGGAGCCGCCGAAGCACAATCTGCCGCTGTTCGATTTCCTGACCAAGCTCTGGCACTACCGTGAGGGTATGGTCTATCTCTCGCCGGCCCCGCTCTATCATTCCGCGCCGCAAGCTGCCGTGAACCTCACGATCCGCATGGGCGGCACCGTCATCATCATGGAGAGTTTTGATCCCGAGCGTTACCTCGAGCTGGTCCAGCACTGGGGCATCACCCACACCCAGCTGGTGCCGACGATGTTCTCGCGCATGCTGAAGCTGCCGGCGGAGGTCCGAAAGCGCTACGACCTGTCCTCGCTGGAGATCGCGATCCACGCCGCCGCGCCCTGCCCGGCCCTGGTCAAGGACGACATGATCAAATGGTGGGGGCCGATCATCCACGAATATTACGGCGCGACGGAGGGCCTAGGCTTCACCGCCTGCAACAGCGAGGAATGGCTCGCCCATCGCGGCACCGTCGGCAAAGTGCTGCTTGGCGACCTCCACATTCTCGACGAGAACATGCGGGCATGCCCGACCGGCACGCCGGGTCAGGTCTGGTTCAAGACGGGATCGCCGTTCGAATATTTCAACGACCTTGAGAAGACCAAGGAAGCGCGTTCGGCCGACGGCAGCATGAGCACGGTCGGCGATGTCGGCTATGTCGACGCCGACCGCTTCCTGTACCTGACCGACCGCGCGACCTTCATGATCATCTCCGGCGGGGTGAACATCTATCCGCAGGAATGCGAAAATCTCCTGATCACCCATCCGAAGGTCGCCGATGCCGCAGTGTTCGGCGTGCCCAATCCCGATCTCGGCGAAGAGGTGAAGGCGGTGGTGCAGCCGATGCCGGGTGTGGTGCCCGGCGAGGCGCTCGCCGAAGAGCTGATCGCGTTCTGCGCAAAATCGCTGTCGCGGCAGAAGGTGCCGCGCTCGGTCGATTTCGAGAAGGAATTGCCGCGGTTGCCGACCGGGAAGCTGTACAAGCGGCTGCTGCGGGATCGGTATTGGGGGAACAAAGCGTCACGGATCGTGTGA
- a CDS encoding ABC transporter permease → MAAIDYDLELRRAGAHATGGWRRVLFLAQRHVLGAAGLAIMTVFVLTAIFADFIARYDPLTVDSARALARPSLAHWMGTDSFGRDVFSRIIHGARISLAVGIGSTALGGAIGVIVGLTSGYLSGWVDLIFQRVSDVLQALPLLVLALIMTAALGPSLPNVIIAIAIPLIPTVSRVTRANTLALREQPFVEAAKSIGMSEVRIALRHVLPNTLAPLIVLATAQLGSTILTEASLSFLGLGIPEPYPSWGRMLSESAAEYVRTAPWLVIFPGIAISLAVFGANLFGDALRDILDPRQRG, encoded by the coding sequence TTGGCCGCGATCGACTACGATCTCGAACTACGGCGGGCCGGCGCGCATGCGACCGGCGGCTGGCGACGCGTGCTGTTTTTGGCGCAGCGGCACGTGCTCGGCGCGGCCGGGCTCGCCATCATGACTGTGTTCGTGCTCACCGCGATCTTTGCCGACTTCATCGCGCGCTATGATCCGCTGACGGTCGATTCCGCGCGCGCGCTGGCCCGGCCGAGCCTGGCGCACTGGATGGGAACCGACTCGTTCGGCCGCGACGTGTTCAGCCGCATCATCCACGGCGCGCGCATTTCGCTGGCCGTCGGCATCGGCTCGACCGCGCTCGGGGGCGCCATCGGCGTCATCGTCGGGCTGACATCAGGCTATCTGTCCGGCTGGGTCGACCTCATATTCCAGCGCGTTTCCGACGTTCTTCAGGCGCTGCCGCTGCTGGTCCTCGCCTTGATCATGACGGCAGCTCTCGGCCCGTCCCTGCCGAACGTCATCATCGCCATCGCCATTCCGTTGATCCCGACCGTGTCGCGCGTCACCCGTGCCAACACCCTGGCGCTGCGCGAGCAGCCCTTCGTTGAAGCCGCCAAGTCGATCGGCATGAGCGAGGTCCGCATTGCGCTCCGCCATGTGCTTCCGAACACGCTGGCGCCGCTGATCGTGCTCGCAACCGCCCAGCTCGGCTCGACCATCCTCACCGAAGCCTCGCTCTCCTTCCTCGGCCTCGGCATACCCGAGCCTTATCCGTCATGGGGCCGCATGCTCTCGGAGTCCGCCGCCGAATATGTGCGCACCGCGCCCTGGCTCGTGATCTTCCCGGGCATCGCCATCAGCCTCGCCGTGTTCGGCGCCAATCTGTTCGGTGACGCCCTGCGCGACATCCTGGACCCGAGGCAACGCGGATGA
- a CDS encoding acetyl-CoA carboxylase biotin carboxylase subunit has translation MRNGSVQHRPFFKVLVANRGEIALRVMRSARQLGLGVVAVYSDADRDAIHVKQADQAVRIGEALPAQSYLNIPAIVAAAKASGADAVHPGYGFLAENEDFAQACKDAGLVFIGPSPQAIEAMGNKAGAKEIMKKAGVPVVPGYQGADQGDEVMLAEARKIGFPVMIKAVAGGGGRGMRLVTDAASFTDALRSARSEAKAAFGDPTVILERAIQNPRHIEIQVFGDGHGNAIHLGERDCSVQRRHQKLIEEAPSPAVTSELRARMGEVAVAAVKALRYEGAGTLEFLLDASGEFYFMEMNTRLQVEHPVTEAITGLDLVELQLRVARGEALPVKQQDIKFSGHAIEVRLCSEDAEHDFMPQSGRMARWHVPESIRVEHALQSGSEIPPFYDSMIAKVISHGATREEARGRLIVGLEQLTAFGVTTNQSFLLSCLRHSGFAGGEATTAFIGAHRDELLAPPMDAAFDTALAGLLLYVTNPRAPSWRTGRSLAATFPLPAKVEIAGHAHELEVTRERDGSYAVAIDGRQDRFEIDQLDADAIRFRHDGVMDSAKFLRDGDRLYLQHRGIPLAVTDLTLAAPKAATANGGDGKVRAAMNGRVVAVLVKPGDRVTAGQPVLTLEAMKMEHVHKAGIDGVIAAIDVAEGEQVTTGRIVAEIGAKSAPPAPQS, from the coding sequence ATGAGGAACGGATCAGTGCAGCACCGGCCATTCTTCAAGGTTTTGGTCGCCAATCGCGGCGAGATCGCGCTCCGCGTGATGCGCAGTGCGCGACAGCTCGGCCTCGGCGTCGTCGCGGTCTATTCGGATGCCGATCGCGACGCTATCCACGTCAAGCAAGCCGATCAGGCCGTGCGCATCGGCGAAGCCTTGCCGGCGCAATCCTATCTCAACATCCCCGCGATCGTCGCCGCCGCCAAGGCAAGCGGCGCGGACGCCGTTCATCCCGGCTACGGCTTCCTCGCCGAGAACGAAGACTTCGCGCAAGCCTGCAAAGATGCCGGCCTCGTCTTCATCGGCCCGTCGCCGCAGGCGATCGAGGCGATGGGCAACAAGGCCGGCGCCAAGGAGATCATGAAAAAGGCCGGCGTTCCCGTCGTGCCCGGCTATCAGGGCGCCGATCAGGGCGACGAAGTCATGCTGGCCGAGGCCAGGAAGATCGGCTTCCCCGTGATGATCAAGGCCGTCGCCGGCGGCGGCGGACGTGGCATGCGGCTGGTGACGGACGCTGCATCCTTCACGGATGCGCTGCGCAGCGCGAGGTCGGAGGCCAAGGCGGCGTTCGGTGACCCCACCGTGATCCTCGAACGCGCCATCCAGAACCCGCGCCACATCGAGATTCAGGTGTTCGGCGACGGCCACGGCAATGCCATCCATCTCGGCGAGCGCGATTGCTCGGTGCAGCGGCGGCACCAGAAGCTGATCGAGGAGGCGCCGTCGCCGGCCGTGACGTCCGAGCTACGCGCCAGGATGGGCGAGGTCGCCGTCGCTGCCGTCAAGGCGCTGCGCTACGAGGGCGCCGGTACGCTGGAATTCCTGCTCGATGCGAGCGGCGAGTTCTACTTCATGGAGATGAACACGCGGCTCCAGGTGGAGCATCCCGTGACCGAGGCGATCACCGGGCTCGATCTCGTCGAGCTGCAGCTGCGCGTCGCACGCGGCGAGGCGCTGCCGGTGAAGCAGCAGGACATCAAGTTCTCAGGCCACGCCATCGAGGTGCGGCTCTGCTCGGAAGATGCCGAGCACGACTTCATGCCGCAATCGGGCCGCATGGCGCGCTGGCATGTGCCTGAAAGCATCCGTGTCGAGCACGCGCTGCAATCGGGTTCGGAGATCCCGCCGTTCTACGATTCCATGATCGCCAAGGTGATCAGCCATGGCGCCACGCGCGAGGAGGCGAGGGGGCGGCTGATCGTCGGCCTGGAGCAGCTCACCGCTTTCGGCGTGACCACCAACCAGTCCTTCCTGCTGTCGTGTCTGCGTCATTCCGGCTTTGCCGGGGGCGAGGCGACGACGGCCTTCATCGGCGCACACCGCGACGAACTGTTGGCGCCCCCTATGGACGCTGCATTCGATACGGCGCTGGCTGGCCTGCTGCTCTACGTCACCAATCCGCGCGCGCCTTCGTGGCGGACGGGCCGGAGCCTCGCGGCGACGTTTCCTTTGCCTGCGAAAGTCGAGATCGCAGGCCACGCGCATGAGCTCGAAGTCACCCGCGAACGCGACGGCAGCTACGCCGTCGCCATCGATGGCAGGCAGGACAGATTTGAGATCGACCAGCTCGATGCCGACGCCATCCGCTTCCGCCATGATGGCGTGATGGACAGCGCAAAGTTTCTGCGCGACGGCGATCGGCTCTATCTCCAGCACCGCGGTATCCCGCTCGCGGTGACTGACCTGACCCTCGCCGCGCCGAAGGCCGCCACGGCCAACGGCGGCGATGGCAAGGTGCGCGCCGCCATGAACGGCCGCGTCGTCGCCGTCCTGGTCAAGCCGGGCGATCGCGTCACCGCCGGCCAGCCGGTGCTGACGCTGGAAGCGATGAAGATGGAGCACGTCCACAAAGCCGGCATCGACGGCGTCATCGCCGCAATCGACGTCGCCGAAGGCGAGCAGGTGACCACGGGGCGGATCGTCGCGGAGATCGGGGCAAAGTCGGCGCCGCCAGCTCCGCAATCGTAG
- a CDS encoding ABC transporter permease — protein MFAYLVRRLFLMLVTLFGISIVIFLLLRIVPGNIVDILFAAAGYVDPADKANLEKELGIDQPLIVQYWHWISGFLRGDFGYSYVSEKPALQEILPRIPITARLAGLALLFSASIGIPLGVISAVKQGTRLDYALRVVSLSGLSLPSFWLGLLILTASVAMFGQMPIFNPNPQTWLEAFATYAVPAAAVGFRSAALTMRITRSSMLEVLRQDYIRTARAKGASDTAVNYHHALKNAILPVITVIGIEAAFLIGGLIVTETVFNIPGVARFLVEAIRWRDYPIVQNLVMLIAVVVVSANFIVDMLYAVFDPRIRYTD, from the coding sequence ATGTTTGCCTATCTGGTGCGACGCCTGTTCCTGATGCTCGTGACCCTGTTCGGGATCTCGATCGTCATCTTCCTCCTGCTGCGTATCGTGCCCGGCAATATCGTCGACATCCTGTTCGCCGCCGCCGGCTATGTCGATCCCGCCGACAAGGCCAATCTGGAGAAGGAGCTCGGGATCGACCAGCCGCTGATCGTGCAATATTGGCACTGGATCAGCGGCTTCCTGCGCGGTGATTTCGGCTACTCCTACGTCTCCGAGAAGCCGGCGCTGCAGGAGATATTGCCGCGGATCCCGATCACGGCGCGGCTCGCCGGCCTGGCGCTGTTGTTCTCGGCCTCGATCGGCATTCCCCTCGGCGTCATCAGCGCCGTGAAGCAGGGCACACGGCTCGACTACGCGCTCCGCGTCGTCAGCCTCAGCGGCTTGTCGCTGCCTTCGTTCTGGCTGGGCCTTTTGATCCTCACCGCGTCGGTGGCGATGTTCGGCCAGATGCCGATCTTCAATCCCAATCCGCAGACCTGGCTCGAGGCGTTCGCAACCTACGCCGTGCCGGCGGCAGCGGTCGGCTTCCGCAGCGCGGCGCTGACCATGCGCATCACCCGCTCCTCGATGCTGGAAGTGCTGCGGCAGGACTACATCCGCACGGCGCGTGCCAAGGGTGCCTCCGACACCGCGGTGAACTATCACCACGCGCTGAAGAACGCGATCCTGCCCGTCATCACCGTGATCGGCATCGAGGCGGCGTTCCTGATCGGCGGCCTGATCGTCACCGAAACCGTGTTCAACATCCCCGGCGTCGCCCGCTTCCTGGTCGAGGCGATCCGCTGGCGCGACTATCCGATCGTGCAGAATCTCGTGATGCTGATCGCCGTCGTGGTGGTGAGCGCGAATTTCATCGTCGACATGCTGTACGCGGTGTTCGACCCGCGTATCAGGTACACGGACTAG
- a CDS encoding ABC transporter ATP-binding protein codes for MADKSDLVLEVKNLKTVFFTNSGLFKAVDDLSFSVKRGETLAIVGESGCGKSVTALSLMRLVPDPPGRIVGGSVTLEGTDLLALDEAEMRAVRGNHISMIFQEPMTSLNPVMRIGDQIVEAVRLHRNISAKEARNIAVEMLRLVRIPEPARRAGEYPHQLSGGMRQRAMIAMALACRPALLIADEPTTALDVTIQAQILALILDLQKELGTGLVLITHDLGVVAQTAQRVIVMYAGRKVEEASVEALFASPKHPYTRGLMASIPAVPASGVPAQARLNEIPGTVPSLVRLPKGCAFAPRCKLAIKRCEAEYPPLADWGGGHLAACWRAEEVAEVA; via the coding sequence ATGGCGGACAAATCCGATCTCGTGCTCGAGGTGAAGAACCTGAAGACGGTGTTCTTCACCAATTCCGGCCTGTTCAAGGCGGTGGACGATCTCTCGTTCAGCGTGAAGCGCGGCGAGACGCTGGCGATTGTCGGCGAATCCGGCTGCGGCAAGAGCGTCACCGCGCTCTCGCTGATGCGGCTCGTGCCGGATCCGCCCGGCCGCATCGTCGGCGGCTCCGTCACGCTGGAAGGCACCGATCTGCTGGCGCTGGACGAAGCGGAGATGCGCGCTGTCAGGGGCAACCACATCTCCATGATCTTCCAGGAGCCGATGACATCGCTCAATCCGGTGATGCGGATCGGCGACCAGATCGTCGAGGCCGTGCGGTTGCACCGGAATATCTCGGCCAAAGAGGCCCGGAATATCGCCGTCGAGATGCTCCGCCTGGTGCGTATCCCGGAGCCGGCGCGGCGTGCGGGCGAGTATCCGCACCAGCTGTCCGGCGGCATGCGCCAGCGCGCGATGATCGCCATGGCGCTGGCCTGCCGGCCGGCGCTGCTGATTGCGGACGAGCCGACCACCGCACTCGACGTCACCATCCAGGCGCAGATCCTGGCGCTGATCCTCGACCTGCAGAAGGAGCTCGGCACCGGACTCGTGCTGATCACGCATGATCTCGGCGTCGTCGCGCAGACGGCGCAGCGCGTGATCGTGATGTATGCGGGGCGGAAGGTCGAGGAGGCCAGCGTCGAGGCGCTGTTCGCCTCGCCAAAGCATCCCTACACGCGGGGGCTGATGGCCTCGATCCCGGCCGTGCCCGCCTCCGGCGTTCCCGCGCAGGCGCGACTGAACGAAATTCCCGGCACCGTGCCGTCGCTGGTCCGGTTGCCGAAGGGGTGCGCCTTCGCGCCGCGCTGCAAGCTAGCGATCAAACGCTGCGAGGCCGAATACCCGCCGCTTGCGGATTGGGGCGGCGGCCATCTCGCCGCCTGCTGGCGCGCGGAAGAAGTTGCGGAGGTAGCATGA
- a CDS encoding iron-containing alcohol dehydrogenase produces MHQGRVVFGAIEEVVFGHPAAGAIVAQMDRLGANRAFLMVSGTLSRQTDEIEKIKQALGSRCAGLFDAMPAHTPREAVIAATRAAREASADLIVTVGGGSITDGAKAVQLCLANGITDIDGIDRIRVHKGVAPEMTAPTVRQISVPTTIAGGDFSAIAGVTDRATHVKQMLRHPLAVPRATILDPAITVHTPEWLFLSTGIRAVDHCVEAICSRETHPYADAQAVKGLAMLADALPRVKADPSDLDARMDAQIGTWLSMGALAAGVPMGASHGIGYVLGAAFDVPHGYTSCIMLPAVMRWNARDNAERQMIVAAAMGFPGHNAADVLDAFIRSLGMPRSLADVRVAPAHFDAIAEQAMRTNWIPRNPRKIESPADVREILLLAA; encoded by the coding sequence GTGCACCAGGGACGTGTCGTTTTCGGCGCGATCGAGGAGGTCGTGTTCGGTCATCCGGCCGCCGGCGCCATCGTCGCGCAGATGGACCGGCTGGGAGCAAATCGTGCCTTCCTGATGGTTTCGGGCACGCTCAGCCGGCAGACCGACGAAATCGAGAAGATCAAGCAGGCTTTGGGCTCCCGCTGCGCCGGCTTGTTCGACGCCATGCCCGCGCATACGCCGCGCGAGGCGGTGATCGCCGCCACCCGTGCGGCACGCGAAGCCAGTGCCGACCTGATCGTCACCGTGGGCGGCGGCTCGATCACCGACGGCGCCAAGGCGGTGCAGCTTTGCCTCGCCAACGGCATCACCGATATCGACGGCATCGATCGCATCCGCGTCCACAAGGGCGTCGCGCCCGAGATGACCGCGCCGACGGTGCGGCAGATCAGCGTTCCGACCACGATCGCCGGCGGCGATTTCAGCGCGATCGCCGGCGTCACCGACCGAGCCACGCATGTGAAGCAGATGCTGCGGCATCCGCTCGCGGTGCCGCGCGCGACCATCCTCGATCCTGCCATCACTGTACACACGCCGGAATGGCTGTTCCTGTCGACCGGCATCCGCGCCGTCGATCATTGCGTCGAAGCGATCTGCTCGCGCGAGACGCATCCTTATGCCGATGCGCAAGCGGTGAAGGGCCTCGCCATGCTCGCCGACGCGCTGCCGCGGGTGAAAGCCGATCCGTCCGATCTCGACGCGCGGATGGACGCGCAGATCGGCACCTGGCTGTCGATGGGCGCGCTCGCCGCCGGCGTGCCGATGGGCGCGAGCCACGGCATTGGCTACGTGCTGGGCGCGGCCTTTGACGTGCCGCACGGCTACACCTCCTGCATCATGCTGCCGGCGGTAATGCGCTGGAATGCGCGCGACAATGCCGAGCGCCAGATGATCGTCGCGGCCGCGATGGGTTTCCCCGGCCACAACGCCGCCGACGTGCTCGATGCCTTCATCCGCTCGCTCGGCATGCCACGCAGCCTCGCGGATGTGCGTGTGGCGCCCGCGCATTTCGACGCCATCGCCGAACAGGCGATGCGCACGAACTGGATTCCGCGCAACCCGCGCAAGATCGAGAGTCCTGCCGACGTTCGCGAAATCCTGCTTCTAGCCGCATGA
- a CDS encoding ABC transporter ATP-binding protein: protein MTKALLEVTDLRKHYPVRAGVLRRQVGTVHSVDGVSFSLGAGETLGLVGESGCGKSTVARSVLRLVEPTSGQIRLDGEDITHLSKSALRPHRRSMQIVFQDPFASLNPRMTAGDIVGEPLAVHGLATGKALDARVARLFEQVGLRPDQMGNFPHQFSGGQRQRICIARALALEPRLIICDEPVSALDVSIQAQVINLLIDLQRQHGFSYLFIAHDLAVVAHISHRVAVMYLGRIVEIAGKDELFRNPRHPYTQALLASVPVANPLAKKLAPLVDGDVPSPVNPPSGCAFHTRCRFAMERCKTERPALLDAGDGHQVACLLNEGTGRNNAIA from the coding sequence ATGACCAAGGCACTGCTCGAGGTCACCGATCTCAGGAAGCATTACCCGGTGCGCGCCGGCGTGCTGCGGCGACAGGTTGGCACCGTGCACTCGGTCGACGGCGTCTCGTTCTCCCTTGGTGCCGGCGAGACGCTTGGGCTCGTCGGCGAGTCCGGCTGCGGCAAGTCGACGGTGGCGCGCAGCGTGCTGAGGCTGGTGGAGCCGACCTCGGGCCAGATTCGCCTCGATGGTGAGGACATCACCCATTTGTCCAAGTCGGCACTGCGCCCTCACCGCCGCTCCATGCAGATCGTGTTTCAGGACCCGTTTGCCTCGCTCAATCCACGCATGACCGCGGGCGACATCGTCGGCGAGCCGCTCGCCGTGCACGGGCTCGCCACCGGCAAGGCGCTGGATGCTCGGGTCGCAAGGCTGTTCGAGCAGGTGGGCTTGCGGCCCGACCAGATGGGCAATTTCCCGCATCAATTCTCCGGCGGCCAGCGTCAACGTATCTGCATTGCGCGGGCGCTGGCGCTGGAGCCGCGCCTGATCATTTGCGACGAGCCGGTCTCCGCGCTCGACGTCTCGATCCAGGCGCAGGTGATCAATCTGTTGATCGACCTGCAACGGCAGCACGGCTTCTCCTACCTCTTCATCGCGCACGACCTCGCCGTGGTCGCCCATATCAGCCACCGCGTCGCCGTGATGTATCTCGGCCGCATCGTCGAGATCGCCGGCAAGGACGAGCTGTTCCGCAATCCGCGCCATCCGTACACACAGGCGCTGCTCGCCTCCGTCCCGGTCGCCAATCCGCTGGCGAAGAAGCTTGCGCCATTGGTTGACGGCGACGTGCCAAGCCCGGTCAATCCGCCCTCGGGCTGTGCATTTCACACCCGCTGCCGGTTTGCGATGGAGCGTTGCAAGACGGAGCGGCCGGCGCTGTTGGATGCGGGCGACGGGCATCAGGTGGCGTGCTTGCTCAACGAGGGCACGGGGCGGAATAACGCGATCGCGTAG